In Anopheles arabiensis isolate DONGOLA chromosome 2, AaraD3, whole genome shotgun sequence, the genomic window ATGCCTAGCTGATTTTTTCGTACCGGTTCACAAAAGAACGGCCAGCGAATCATTAAACTAAAATCAGGCCTCTTACAAAAATTGCAATTTAATTGTTATTCTAGAACATTTTACGctaattattttccaaaattgggGACCATTACTATCTCCATAGGTCGGAACAATATTCGAAGCATTCGAATTATACTCTTATCAACCTACAAAGATCACACTGCCAACACCATATAAATTCACCGACCCGCTTGCTTGCTTAGTGGCAGTTGTGAAAAGTTGTCGTCGCGTGCTTTTCGCTACACAATCGGCCTGAAAATGTTAAAACggtgcgttttgtttgtgctgttAGTTCAGCTGATAGATAAGGTAAGTCCAATTAGATGATTTACAAACCTCTGTACAGTACAAGACAAGTCGATcttctttcttcattttccagTCCGTAGCCGTAGTACGGTTCGAGAATCTCAAGTACGAGCTGAACAAGGACTACATGCATGGTAACATATTCATCAAAAGCCAGAACGACAAGTACTCGTTCGGAGCTGACGTCGAACTGGCCAAGAAGGTTGAAGGCAGCGTAATCgtaagtgtttttgtttggtcaaAATCCCAATACTCTCCATGGACTTTATGATTGATGGTTTGTTTCGTTATGCTTCCACTACAGATTACGCCGCACGTGCAGCATCTGGTGAAGGGCGAGTACCACACGATGGTGAACATCGATCTTGACACCTGCAAAGTCGATCCAGTGATGTCGGAAAATGCGATCGTACGCACGATCGCCAAAGAATCGACCaagtttattaatttttcgCTCATGTGCCCGTACAACCCGGTAAGCGACCGTTTGAAAAAATGCATTCATTCTGCCACCATAAAAACCATTAATTTTTACTCCGTTACATGCCACTTCCCAGGGACGCTATTTGTTAAACGACTTTACGCTCGATTCGGAAAGCCCGCTGCTGAAGCTAATTCCGAACGGCAAGTACAAGATGGAGCTGAAGGCTCACCACTATCCCACGCCAGGCTCGGCACCGATAATGTTGTTCATGTACTCGGTGGATTTCGAACTGTATGCTGCCGCCAGTTAAGCGAGTTTGTACGTAGGGCCGTCTCTTAACGTTGTACCCATCATGCACTCTCGAACAATCCTTTTGTTTGCGATGCATGGGTGCaatgttttgctgcttctttaAAAACAAGCCAAGTAGCATCATCACcggaatgatttctatgttttgtttgtccttTGAATGTTCCTTTCCAATAAAGCCTTGCAAAATGTGTAACAGAATTGTTGGACTGTTTATTCAACCAATCAACATATATTTGTTGGTATAACAATAAAATGAGGTGTAATGCGAAACTGTTTTCAACTGGAAATTTAAAagcaattgaaacaaaaatgtttaaaaacatttttttaactctAAAAAGAAGTCAATAAACTGTTGAAATAAATGACgaacttaaaagttttacaTTCAACAGCCCACACcatgatttaaattaataatctAATAAAATCTCAATACCGAGTCAATAGCAACCCCATGATGATGTGTGAACAGTTTACATAAACATATCctgaattattttattaaacaaacaaatgcaattTAATAATCAGACAGAAACTTTCAACCACCATAAGACCGGTCAACATAATTTATTACCTTGTTGTGAGTGCGGGCGTGACAAGctgaaattttaattgaaattcgGTTCAACCTGTAGCGTTTTCTTAAAACCCATTTATCCCAAGATTCAATTTAGTTCTGCGGACGGTAAAAATTATTAATGGAAAAAACTTTCATACCGTCGCTTCTACACAGTAAAGTACAACCAGTAAAGTAGCTTCCTTAGTAAAAGCTTACAGCGAATCCGAAAGGAAAAACGGTTCGCCTTATCATCATCGCCGATTATCGTTTCATCAGTGGTAGATATGCCCGGAATGCCGCCAACCCACTAATTTCCTCTGCGTTTCAGTTCTGCAAATCCATGATTGAAACGCTAGAAAATTCGATCTATATTTACAATGAAGGTGGTTGGGGGGAGAGGGTGGAGAGATTACGGGAGCACCCTGCAATGACTGGGGGCATTCCACAAACCCGTCGCCTTGTGATACCGCACCACCCACCCCTAAAAAGCGTTCCGACTGACTGCTCTTTAATCAGCAGTCAAACGAACTTTTTCCGTCCCCTGGTGCCGTTAATTACCCTGCTAAAAACCATCAATCATAAAGTGTAGCACTATGGCGTTGGTTGGTGGGATTCGAAAACATTCCCGACACTCTGCCAAGGACGGATGAAGGAAAGCAAGGGAGAAATGCTCGACGAAGGATGGATGTTGTAAAGTTATGATAAATAATCCATGGGTTTGAATAATTGATTACATCATAAGAACCCGGGACAGATAGCATTCAGCGAAGGCAAAAATTTAATGCATGATACACGATCAGCTGCTAGACACGGCTACTAGGTGAGATGGTTCTGCAGCACATCAACACGTGTGGCCATCGGTTTTAATCTTTACAATCCTacttgtgttgtttgttttttttctcttttcactGTCCATTTAATGTTTCACCCTAGCAGATGGCATTTACAGCAGTaacaatcattttaaaaaagtgTTCGATTACGAAATCGACTGCTATCCGTCGTGGTGTTCTCGCTAAATCAAAGCTATCGTAGAATTacaacaaacatatttcactaCTTTGACATTATTGGCATTCCATGAAATGatacaaataaatcaatcccATTCCACTCTTTCCGAATAACATTTCTTGACAAAGCAAAACGCTTTAAAAATTCCCGAAACAAAAACTCATCTTGTATCAAATTTTTCTCACGATAGGGTTGTTCAAttcaaagaaataataaatcaaTCGAAACTCGGTCGCCATCTTGGTAAATCCTCAACCCAGTCCCTGAAGGATCGGGCAATGGTGGTCATTAACTTTACGGATGTATTATATTCTCCAACCGCATCTTTTCACTGTGTTCAAGGTATtgaagaaacacgaaaaagTTTTGTGTACTTCTCCCTATCGAACGAGTTACACTTCGATGCGTCCATTCTGTTCTCTTTTCAGTTGATTTGAACAACCGGAAATTATCCGGCGTCCCCGTTCGATTACACGTCGAGCAACAAATTACTGTCGCAAAAGCGACACTTGAATTGTTGGTGGTATACACgtcgcaacacacacatacagtcgcgcacaaacaaacgcaaaccgTGAGGTACAagatttaatgaaaataaatttacacCAAACCATGGAACCGCATGCCCGAACGCAACCAATATGAGTGTGCTATTTTCTGTGTTGAACGAACCCGGAACTAGAATAACCGTACGAGGCAAAGAGGTAGCCATCGTGGGAACGAGAGGAGTCGAGCATGGGGCAATCATTATGGTTTTGTAAATTTATTACATCATCCATCCGAAAAggcaccgcagcagcagcaaccgaagTGAACGTCGTCGGTTTCACTGGAAAAGGATAATAAATAAGGATAATTTCTTtcataaataattgaaatcCAAGTACATGGCCAAACGCAACCAGCTGGACCAAACCGTATGGTGAAAGCACCGGGAAGCTACTGCACGCTGGCAGATGAACCGCTGGGGAAAAGATTCGACTACAGTGTCCGGAACCGTGTCAACGCATCACTGAAAGCGCGTTACCAAAGTTAAGCTATTGCTACATTTTGCCGCTGTTGCGTCAGGAAAGTGATGGGCATTAGGAAAACATCCTCCCTAAGGATTAAAACAGTCAGCATCACTATGGGTCTAGTACCAGGGTAATAAGGTTCCCATTAATAAAATGGACAAAAATTGTCGATTTTCCATGAGTTTATTTTTACCCGCActaacaaaacgttaattGCACATTCAATAATAGTATCCCATAAATCAGCACACACAATTTGACTCCTATATCCTATATCCTATttcaggggcctccaaacttttcagctcgcgggctgcatttcttcaaaaataactatgttgagggccatttgacgctacctttaagtgatgagtgaacgtttaaatctcgtttttacaacaaaatactaacgatacttgtacagtttcgtgttactaaagcaTGATTTTTGTCtacgaaaagtaaaaaatacatttttattttaattactcataataacgtaatatttatattaactctggcaaagtcatcgtgggccgcattataagctcttgagggccgcatgcccgcgggccgtagttagGAGACCTCTGTTCTATATCAATCCATCTCTAACCGTGATGGCCAAAAAAGGCACAACGCCACGACGAAAACCGACATCGTGCGGTTGTTTTTGGTCCGTTTCGGCATCTACAACATCATCAAAAGATCGTCCGGTTCCGAATGATCCTGAGTGACAAGAAGCTCCAAAGGAAACTGAAAATGAAGCCCCAGGAAAAAATCGCACAACTGGTCAAATAGTGTAAAAGTACCGGGGAAACATGAAAAAACTCGTTAGGAAGCGTAAATTGCGTACCACAGCGACAACATAGCTAAAAGCGATCATCGGACCAACACCTCCCAGATGAGTTCCATCGAAAATTTCTGGACCAAtatgatgcaaaagctcttacttacttacttatccggcgctacaatcGCTTTGCGGTGTTGGCCTGCCTctggagtgtccgaaaccgctcacggtctcgcaccttcgtctgccattccgttatcccggccttaatggccgACGCCTCCACGTCATcctgccacctcaatttgggcctaccacgcctcctctgtccttgtggacggcctaaaaagattttacgggctgggtcgtccgtttccatgcgtataacatggccagcccaccggagcctggcgagcttgatacgctgtacgacagtgaggtcgccgcacatctcgtatagctcgtcgttatagcggctcctccattgtccttccacacatacgagGCCAAAGCTCTACTCCattaattttgaagcaaaaactgacGAGGTATTGATAAAAATCAAAGGTAAATCTTTAAACATGCCTACACGCATGTTCTTCATCTAAGGCGAAAAATCAGGATAACTGAAGAAAAGTTGATCGCAAGGACGTAGGTTTATTTTTGCAAGAAATCCTAAATAATTaccttcaaatgatttttatgaaaagcaattgtctgggttttttttctatggccATCCGAGTAAAAATCCAATGTTCATGCAATCATTACTGTTAAAGAAGTGAATGTATATGatgtcattaaaaaaaacgttggATTAAAAAGTGTTCATTGAGGATAAGAATTTGTTGGTACAACAAGTGGGGTATAAACGGGATGGCTCAGAAATACACTATAAATGCGGAGTACAGAGAGATAGCGTTATACAATTATCTGTGTATGTCGAATTTCGAATATTTTCAGTGAAAACATTCATATTATATGCATTTGTGATTGAAGTTAAGCATATTTTGGCAAGTGGAGGATGAGAGTGTTGAGGGCCCCAAGCAATTCAAATATTGTTACGCCCAACGGCCCACTCCACGACCGCTTAGTCTGCACAGATTGCATCGATCGATGGGTTAAGCATTGgcaattaatttgtttgtatGATAGATACTTGTTTGccttttattacattttgttATATGAATCAAACTGCCATTAAATTCTTCAACTTCTGAGTAAGTATATGTAATCGAGCACAACAATTCTAGCTCTtattgaattaataaaaattaattgttttttttctgttttttcttaTAAAGTGCTTTGAAAAATTTGGATTTAAACTTCCAAAAGTTCTTCAAATTGTTTTAAGCTCTCATAATTACACAAGAAATTAAACTTGCTAGCCTATACATACAAATTGatgataaaatgaaatttaaaacaaaacatgtagGGCCAtactattttttataaacttcGTTAATTTACCTGCACATCAAACAATCAatgaattatatttaaaaaaaaactcgtttgTAAAGTGGATAGACAAAAGCTTTCAAAACAATATAACTTCCTAACAGACTCACCGTGCACTAACAATGAGCCTCAATTAAACGTCGTATTGTCGTTCACCAAGATTTAGTTGACCCTCTCCatagagagaatgagaaaCAGAGGTGTTAAGCCATACGGGTATTGCCATTACTCCAATCGGTCTCACCGGTAGCAATGGATCATGCTTAGCCTAACTTCCGGCTCATCGTGACCAGCCAGGGCAGAAGGAATATTTCTGTCCTTGCTCCAGCGCTTGATTGTCCTCTGTTCGTTGGCTCACACAAAAACGCTCTCCCGTTTATCGAGGCGAGCAAACCAACGGCCGTGGTAAAGAGGCATTGTATGATTTATTTATGACACAGTCCCCTTATTCACAATATCTTCCACCCACTGTGTCACCTTGGTCTTTCTGTGTTGAGAATGGAGTCGAACAACACTCCAAAAAGGAGCCCActgttctcgtccgatcaaaACTGGAACAGAGTCGGAAGACAAGTGAGGAAAAAGTGGCAGATACAGCAAAGatagagagtgaaagagatagagataggGGGTGGGGACGAAGAGAGTGTTAAACATTCCGAAGATTTTATGATGATTGATGAGCCTATTCCGCATAATTGAATTGAAGGAAAAACTTTCTTCCGAAGTAAGTGCGCTTGGAGTATAGAAGCTTGGCCTTCTCACTCTTGATTTCTAAGGTCCTCCCACtcgatgtgagtgtgtgtgtctgtgtatgtgtccaAATCCCTTCATCCACTCGACCGAAGAAGTGGCAACGCACGATGAAGCGAACGCCCTGTCTTGGTGGTCACACGATGGAAGAAAGTTTTATTGCGACACTGTCTACCACTGGCCGTTGACGCTCTGCCCGTCTAAAAGAGCTGGACGGTCGGTCGAATGGTCCGTCCCGGCACTCGGCAAGGACTGCGCACCGCCAGGATCCCCATGCAAgacgaaacaataaaaacagcgCACTCGGAGGCGATGGGCAATCCGGAACGAATGAATCGGAAAGTAGGCAGTATATCAGGGAAAATGACAAATTGCTTAGATGACCGGAAGGAAAGAAACCTTTTCTCTCTTGCCGCAATGGTACGGCCGT contains:
- the LOC120896276 gene encoding uncharacterized protein LOC120896276, with protein sequence MLKRCVLFVLLVQLIDKSVAVVRFENLKYELNKDYMHGNIFIKSQNDKYSFGADVELAKKVEGSVIITPHVQHLVKGEYHTMVNIDLDTCKVDPVMSENAIVRTIAKESTKFINFSLMCPYNPGRYLLNDFTLDSESPLLKLIPNGKYKMELKAHHYPTPGSAPIMLFMYSVDFELYAAAS